GCGGTGCTGAGGTCGTATAGCCCCATCACGGTATTAGAGTTGCCTACATCGATTGCTAACAACATGCGTGTCATTCCGGTCCCACCTCCCGAACGCCACCATGCCGGGGCGTTCGTATTGCTCCATTGGCCAATCTCACGCGAAGAAATCCCCGCTCATCCAGACCATCGGTCACGCCAGTATATCCCTCGTCTTCGTCCACCTTAACCCTCTTTCCGAGGGCCCAGCCGCTCTTCGATGTAAATCTGCGCAGAATCTCCTCGGGGTCTTGTACCAGCAAAATCATCTCCTGCGATAGTGCATGTAGCAGAGAAACCAGCACCTCTTCCCGGCGAACCGATCGTCCCGTGATCATACGGGCGGAGGTGGCAGAGGCAGCGATCTCCGCAGGCATTTCGATGTGATTCAGATTCAAGCCAATACCGATCACCGCGTAGCGCAGTTGTCCCTCAACGCTTACACCCGTTTCTGTGAGCAATCCACCCATCTTCTTGCTGAATGCTCCCGGTTGAGGAACCACAATATCATTGGGCCATCTCAGATCGACATGGAAACCGCAGCTTTGTTCCAAAGTGGTCTG
This genomic stretch from Terriglobus saanensis SP1PR4 harbors:
- a CDS encoding biotin--[acetyl-CoA-carboxylase] ligase; this translates as MDLEALDAALAGTAFCRAAGGRVLHFEEISSTNTYLVEQAQQDAAAGTVCVADRQTAGRGRGGHAWHSEAGAGLYVSALLRPELSVSHALKISLAAGLAVQTTLEQSCGFHVDLRWPNDIVVPQPGAFSKKMGGLLTETGVSVEGQLRYAVIGIGLNLNHIEMPAEIAASATSARMITGRSVRREEVLVSLLHALSQEMILLVQDPEEILRRFTSKSGWALGKRVKVDEDEGYTGVTDGLDERGFLRVRLANGAIRTPRHGGVREVGPE